A DNA window from Polynucleobacter sp. AP-Titi-500A-B4 contains the following coding sequences:
- a CDS encoding MoxR family ATPase: MTKSINPSSTQNPNRFDGSQSYVATEDLKLAVNAAIALQRPLLIKGEPGTGKTMLAEEVAAALKMPLLQWHIKSTTKAQQGLYEYDAVSRLRDSQLGDEKVKDIRNYIVKGVLWQAFEANEPTVLLIDEIDKADIEFPNDLLREIDRMEFYVYETRELIKAKHRPLVIITSNNEKELPDAFLRRCFFHYITFPDAQTMQSIVDVHHPNIKQDLLESALKAFYQIRSLPGLKKKPSTSELIDWLKLLLAEDIPPEALFSQDEKIVVPPLHGALLKNEQDVHLFERLVMMNRNHR; encoded by the coding sequence ATGACCAAGTCGATAAACCCATCCTCCACTCAAAATCCCAACCGTTTTGATGGCAGTCAAAGCTATGTTGCGACCGAGGACCTGAAACTAGCAGTCAACGCAGCCATAGCGCTACAACGACCTCTGCTGATTAAGGGCGAGCCAGGAACTGGCAAAACGATGTTGGCCGAAGAAGTGGCTGCTGCCCTCAAGATGCCTCTCTTGCAGTGGCATATTAAGTCCACCACCAAAGCTCAGCAAGGCTTATATGAATACGATGCCGTGAGTCGCTTGCGTGATTCACAACTGGGCGATGAGAAAGTCAAAGACATCCGCAACTACATTGTGAAAGGTGTTTTGTGGCAAGCCTTCGAGGCAAATGAACCCACGGTTTTGCTGATCGATGAAATCGACAAGGCTGATATTGAGTTTCCAAATGATCTTTTACGAGAGATTGATCGCATGGAGTTTTATGTTTATGAAACTCGCGAGTTGATTAAAGCCAAGCATCGTCCTCTGGTCATCATCACCTCGAATAATGAAAAAGAGTTGCCAGACGCCTTCTTGCGTCGCTGCTTCTTTCATTACATCACCTTCCCTGATGCTCAAACAATGCAAAGTATTGTGGATGTGCACCACCCCAATATTAAGCAGGATCTTTTAGAATCTGCCCTCAAAGCCTTCTACCAAATCCGCTCACTACCAGGCCTCAAGAAAAAGCCTTCGACTTCCGAGCTGATTGACTGGCTTAAGCTCTTGTTAGCAGAAGATATACCCCCTGAGGCACTTTTTAGCCAAGATGAAAAGATTGTGGTTCCGCCACTGCATGGCGCCTTACTGAAAAATGAGCAAGATGTTCATTTATTTGAACGCCTAGTGATGATGAATCGCAATCATCGCTAA
- a CDS encoding cytochrome c, with protein MKKLSILTRLLVCAGLAFAGFNAQADEVKGSAAAGNAKVWLCVGCHSIPEYRADYPLVYRVPKLGGQNAAYIASSLSEYKKGNRKHPTMRSIAGSLSDQDMADIGEYYAAQTASSPNNPLK; from the coding sequence ATGAAAAAACTCTCCATTCTTACTCGATTGCTCGTCTGTGCTGGTCTAGCATTTGCTGGTTTTAATGCTCAGGCTGATGAAGTTAAAGGCAGTGCAGCAGCTGGTAATGCCAAGGTTTGGCTATGTGTTGGCTGTCATTCCATCCCAGAATACCGCGCTGACTATCCATTGGTTTATAGAGTACCTAAGTTGGGTGGCCAAAATGCGGCTTACATCGCATCTTCTTTGTCTGAATACAAGAAGGGCAACAGAAAGCATCCAACGATGCGTTCTATCGCAGGCAGCTTGTCTGACCAAGACATGGCTGATATTGGCGAATACTACGCTGCGCAAACTGCCAGCTCACCTAACAACCCATTGAAGTGA
- a CDS encoding cytochrome c yields the protein MKFALVTAVLLSSIGLVNVANAASVDKGQALVEKANCASCHGAGLNAPILPVYPKLAGQYPDYLYYALKAYKVGNGNAQYGRNNAIMSSQVQAFSDADLQDIAAYISSLPGNLVIKK from the coding sequence ATGAAATTTGCACTAGTAACAGCAGTTTTGCTTTCCAGCATTGGTCTAGTTAACGTGGCGAATGCCGCTAGCGTAGATAAAGGTCAAGCTCTAGTTGAGAAAGCCAATTGTGCTTCTTGCCATGGCGCTGGATTAAATGCACCGATTCTGCCTGTTTATCCAAAGTTGGCTGGTCAATATCCTGATTACCTTTACTACGCATTGAAGGCATACAAGGTTGGCAACGGGAATGCTCAGTATGGACGCAATAACGCGATCATGAGCTCTCAAGTTCAAGCATTCTCTGATGCTGATCTCCAAGACATTGCTGCTTACATCTCCTCCTTGCCAGGAAACTTGGTTATTAAGAAGTAA
- a CDS encoding GntR family transcriptional regulator gives MNTKLNNRPLYEDVADRLREQIFAKLLAPGSWLDEQSLAEQFGISRTPMREAIKVLASEGLVTIKMRRGAYVTEVARRDLEQIFTILSLLEGEAARETASKATEEELNQLDYWHHRLEKAAADRDIEQFFEINGKFHELIQEIAGNRWMNGVIADLRKVLKLHRKDSLTSTGRLQNSLIEHREILNALLKRDQAGAESAMRKHLARGLEALR, from the coding sequence ATGAATACAAAACTGAATAATAGGCCATTGTATGAAGACGTCGCTGACCGTCTTCGGGAGCAAATATTTGCCAAACTCTTAGCGCCAGGAAGCTGGCTAGATGAGCAAAGCCTTGCGGAGCAATTTGGGATCAGTCGTACTCCAATGCGTGAAGCTATTAAGGTTTTAGCCTCTGAAGGCTTAGTCACCATCAAAATGCGTCGGGGAGCCTATGTTACCGAGGTGGCCAGAAGGGACCTGGAGCAAATCTTCACCATTCTCTCCCTCCTTGAGGGTGAAGCGGCACGTGAAACAGCCTCTAAGGCAACTGAAGAAGAGTTAAACCAACTAGATTATTGGCATCACCGCCTAGAAAAAGCTGCCGCAGATCGAGATATTGAGCAATTCTTCGAAATAAATGGCAAATTTCATGAATTAATCCAAGAAATTGCCGGCAATCGCTGGATGAATGGTGTCATTGCTGATCTGCGTAAAGTACTTAAATTGCATCGCAAGGATTCTTTAACGAGCACTGGAAGACTCCAAAACTCACTTATTGAGCATCGTGAGATTCTGAATGCCCTTTTAAAAAGAGACCAAGCTGGTGCTGAAAGTGCCATGCGCAAACATTTGGCGAGAGGCTTAGAAGCTCTAAGATAA